In Candidatus Binataceae bacterium, the following are encoded in one genomic region:
- a CDS encoding GNAT family N-acetyltransferase, with translation MNQKMYPRAALVFPEHYAEAAGVLSRAFVNDPLINALSPEPREPVERGRRLTGLFEAVLRLQRADGQPVFGVFEAGRLIAAAVVEGTMHASTGGTLATALPSLPAMVRAIGWGGVRRAIQLLQTLVRNHPPRPHLYLNILGVEPSFQGRHCGIAILSHLRELVEMRSDLDGVYLETATEANVAYYTRHGYEVIGEFYPLGCRMWRMFQARRDR, from the coding sequence GTGAACCAAAAAATGTATCCGCGCGCCGCGCTGGTCTTTCCTGAGCATTACGCCGAGGCCGCCGGAGTGCTGAGCCGCGCCTTCGTCAACGATCCGCTGATCAATGCGCTCTCACCTGAGCCGCGCGAGCCGGTTGAACGCGGCCGCCGGTTGACCGGGCTCTTCGAGGCAGTGCTGCGGCTCCAGCGCGCCGATGGACAGCCGGTGTTCGGCGTGTTCGAGGCCGGTCGCCTGATTGCCGCGGCGGTGGTCGAGGGAACGATGCATGCGTCGACGGGCGGTACGCTGGCGACGGCGCTGCCCAGCCTTCCGGCGATGGTGCGGGCGATAGGATGGGGCGGTGTGCGCCGGGCGATCCAGCTCCTCCAGACGCTCGTGCGCAATCATCCGCCGCGCCCGCACCTGTATCTCAATATTCTGGGCGTGGAGCCGTCATTCCAGGGACGCCATTGCGGGATTGCGATTCTCAGTCATCTGCGCGAGCTGGTCGAAATGCGCTCCGATCTCGACGGCGTCTACCTGGAGACGGCGACCGAGGCCAACGTCGCCTACTACACACGTCACGGCTACGAAGTGATCGGCGAGTTCTATCCGCTGGGATGCAGAATGTGGCGGATGTTTCAGGCGCGGCGCGACCGTTAG